aaaataaattgtagtTATTGATTATTTGGTGTGCAAGTCAAGTTAGTCTAGATTTCATCAAATCtttcttaataatatatttctcagaaattttcatgtttactgTTTTGTTGATACTATTATTGATGTTTATCACcattaaagagacattttcaaaaatatattcttcataaaaaataaaaagactcTTACACCCTTGAaaatcgaaatttttttttgaaattatttttaaaaaatttatataattttaagtttgtatttatatatttattggaatcataaatttcacattccagaAACCATACCACACCtttcaattttaaaacataagtctagattagttaatcctatggttataaatgtttttttctctctttaaaaATGAGAGTAAAAGTGATTactgtaaacatgaaaaatagtattatgaatgtgatatttttgacaatttctctatctttctaattttcttgtAGATAAGGATTGTTTATGaaattagtaaataaaaaataatgtaatttCTAACTTCTACTgtatttcaaaaaaacaattttgcataagttatattttatatgattgaagtttatatatgattgaagtttatataataacatattatGTTCATAATGGTAGGTATCTCTaagtttaacaaagaatcaatCAACTTAGAGCATATTAACATATGTCACGAAAATGAGGTGTAAAAAGAGTTATTATATCTAATCTTTCTATTAACATAAGAAACCAAACATATACATGTTCTTTGTGTGATGATATGATGTCGATGAGAAAATCATAAAGCAAGTTTCATCTTTAGAAAAAGTTAGTCCAAGTGAGAGTTATTGTATTGCTAATATAATTGTATATACAATCGGTCcactttaattttaattagaagaTAATTCGTTTGGTTTACTTATAATAGGTTAAgattgttggtttaatttaagttGTCTGGTTTTAATGTAACTAACTTGATATGATCCATAAATTAACATACTAACAAATTTGAAAtagtccaaaatttaaatgacaacTTTAATGATAGATAAATttaggactctattttaatagagtagattttGTAAGGATCTTTTACAAATACATACACAATGAAAACATAACAAATAACATaggttatataataaaaaaacaaaagaactaAAAAAGAGTAAGATATTTGAGAAGTTTTGCGATCTTTACATCTTTGTCGCATTAGAAACATCAATTAATTATCTTTGTTGTGTTATATTGGTCTTAATCCAATTtagatctatatatatttttcggtTTAGAATCCAATATATTGATTCAAccgtaagaaaaaaaattgaaaagaccAATTTTCAACGATTGTATGTATATTGCCATACAACAAAAAGATTCTTCCTTCAGTCTTTAGATCCTCTTTTGTATCTCGAATCCATGGCGGTTTTCTTGGAGGACATTTTCTCCATAACAAATGACTTGATTcgaaaatcaacacaatttggTTAATTGTTTTTTCATCAATCATAGCTGTAAAATCCATGTCGGAAACTGCAACGTCGTATTGAAAGAAAGAGAGATTAACCTTCAATCCGCTGTAGATGAATTTCTTCTCAAGTAAAGGGAAGAATAAGAGATTAACCTTCGATCACTTAGGCCTAATAAACAACaatcattaatacaaataaaactcAATTCAATAAGAATTTGTGATAAATATAAGCAATTAGTGCCATATATCTCAGATTCCTGACTACACTATAATAGTAACAATGAAATTGTCtagacaaaacaaaaccaaagaaTGGCAATGCAAGAAGAAACTTTCGTAATTGATCCAAACAGAAACAAACAGTTGGTTTACAAGTAGTAGCAATTCTAAACAAGATCACTATTACATTAACCTATTTAACTATCATATATATAACACTAGGATCGGCCAGCGGaagttattataaaatattttacatgaatttatattaacttatgaaacatttaaaattattatgtattgaaaataatattataaacaaaaaaataatggaaaTAATTCTGAGATCATATTGTTattgttaataaatatttttgatttgaattaaAATGACAACAACTTTCATTATTCTCTATCgttaaataatacaatattaacaaaaataattaagaaaatgtaataatagaaatattcttattatttctatttcaatttgacatattaaaaatataaagtttatacaaataatactatatttattttaagaaggttcaaatttttaaaaacattaacatattttttttttctaaagaaccTACAGTCCAGTAAGTAATGAGCCTTTGTATTGTTGTCAGTTTGTCACCATATAAATCCGGCTACTCTgtaataaaacacacaaatcatTATACAGAAAAGATAATGAAAATCAAATTCACGCTCCATAGAAGTTAACTGAGTGTACCTGCCAACCAGCTTCTACGCTGCTAAGATACTTTATTTGATCTGAGGGTTCAATAGCATGTGTTGTAGCCTTTGGCCTGTGGCATTAAAAGATAACGCACACAGCTTGTGATAATACAACTATGTTAAAAGAAAAGAGCAAGATTTTAACCAATCAATCGTTTCCTTACACTAAAGTTAACTTACATTGGTTAGCCGCAGCAATCTGACACTACTCGCTCCGAGTTCCTACGATGAGAGCATATACCCTTCAAAAAACCTTGAACAAGAACAGTTCCACCCTATGATCAAAATTGATTTACACAAAGAGAAGCTTTAGTATCATCATTTCACCAGTagtataaagttaaaaaaaaaacgagctaATAAAACGTATAGCTTCAGTCTCTTACGATgccaataaagaaaaaaacattcaaatgaaagaaaaattcaCCAGCTGTTACTTAGAACTTAATCTGATAGAATTGGAGTGAATAAGCAGACATTTCTCAAGTCCTAAGTAGTTACTCTCACTCTAACTTTGATTGGATTGCTGCAAGGGAACAATAAGTACATGAGAAAGAGATGGCGTGCTATCATCAGAGAAGAATCGAGAGAGGCCACCACGAGATTAGTTCCGGAGGTCCGAAATCCGATGGAGTAGACGAACCGAACGAATGCCTTGAAGGAAGGCGGAAGCCATGAGGCAACAAGATCATTATTGCTTCTGTTTACAGCAGATATTGGTCTGATCCGGTTTAGTTCCGGTTGAGCTCCTTTTATCTATACTATCAAAGCAGGATCTTATTGTCTTTTTTACCTTAGCTTGCCtttttctttactaacattgcatgtttcattaaggacaatcaagtaatattaataacacatctatattgggaCATTTTTTTCGAATCCAGCCCACTGTCCACATCAGATCtttcttgggccatttgggccgattaagaaatcatatccaattctcacatttttttttcgtttgtgCCATTGAATCCAagttcaaatattttctttttcaatcattcttaattattttttttcttttcttaatataatttaagcattcataaaaaaaattgatttttttcattgaaaattataaatctttattaaaagtatataattatttttattaaaaatattaaccacataataaaattaatttatcagagttataccaacttaattcattaaaaaataaagtttaatttttttaacataaatagtcatttaaaatgaaacacgataaataaagataaaaaatttaagtcttttataaaataaaacacaaatatatgaaatatgacatttactaaatattttgaccattgaaaaaaaaaaaaaatccgcgctttgaaaacgcgggtcaaaatctagtttattcTATTAATACAGAATCACTTCTAACATTTGCCCTCAACTCTCCCTGGGATATTACATCTATTGCCATTGGACcaactttttaaaaaactgaCTTTTTAATAACTGTATCTAACTATTCCTAAACTCACCACGTTCTATTTTTTCTATAACATGATAgcagttactttttttttccttgaggGCCCACTAGCGGCTCTTTGATTTACAACCGAACGTCGActctttgatatatatatatatatatatctatgataACATAAGCCTCGATttcaatgtaaaaatataataattcagTATAGTTGCAAACGTTCTATTAAATTTAACTTATTgaaaacacatatataaaagttaaatttttgaaatgttgaaataaataaacaaaaaatatatccgtCATTTCGAATGAGAGAGagattttgaatttcaaaatgagagagagaaacgGTCATTATCCCAAACAACCTAAAGCGGGCCAAAATTCGAAATTAGAAAATACGCAACAGCACCCTGTCATCTAACCGTGGTTAGCAGTTACCCATTTATATCGCCACACGTGTCCCATACGAGCCGTTACCCTAAACATGGATGGTTtccatttataaatacaacatcaTCCGTTGAGGCTTAGAAATCAATTAACCAGATCTATTCCAAGGAGAGCGTCTTCATACACGCCCTCcgatttcatcttcttcttcatcgaaTCTAAGGCTTTTTCCTCAGATCTCTAAACGAAAATGAGGGAGTGCATCTCGATCCACATCGGTCAAGCTGGTATCCAGGTCGGAAACGCCTGTTGGGAGCTTTACTGCCTCGAACATGGCATTCAGGTTCGCTTCTTCCCTCTCCCTCCCCCTCCTTTAGATCTGATCTGACGTGTTTATATTGCTCTTCGGAATCCGTAGATCTGTTCGACCTAATCGCTTAGACCTATGCTTGAACGAGagctttattatatatatatatatcgtggTTTAGATCTGTGCTTGATTGCAACGATTGCTTCGCTATTGATTTGTTTCCGAGTTGTAAAACGTTGTTTGCGATCGGTTTGGTGTCCTTAGATCTGACGTGAGTACGCTTAGTGTTCGACCTAATTGTTTAGATCTGTGCTTGATTTCTATATCCTGTACAATCGCTGTGGCTGATTTGAGATTCTGATCGGTTGATTCGTTCTCGATTtgtaaaatgttgtttgcgttATGGATCCCGTTTACCTTTTGTATGTGTTTACTTACTGATGTGTGTTGTTTTTGGAATCTGGATTGGTACAGCCTGATGGACAGATGCCGAGTGACAAGACCGTTGGCGGAGGTGACGATGCTTTCAACACCTTCTTCAGTGAAACCGGCGCAGGGAAACACGTCCCTCGTGCAGTCTTCGTCGATCTTGAGCCCACTGTGATCGACGAGGTCAGAACCGGTACTTACCGCCAGCTCTTCCACCCTGAGCAGCTCATCAGCGGTAAAGAAGACGCTGCCAACAACTTCGCCCGTGGACATTACACCAGTTAATTTACACTCATCCACCCCTTttgttatctctctctctctctactgtTTACTAATTGTAATATTTGCTTCAGTTGGGAAGGAGATTGTTGATCTCTGCTTGGACCGTATCAGAAAGCTCGCTGATAACTGTACTGGTCTCCAAGGCTTCCTTGTCTTCAACGCTGTTGGTGGAGGAACTGGGTCTGGTcttgggtctcttctcctggaGAGGCTCTCTGTGGACTATGGGAAAAAGTCCAAGCTTGGTTTCACTGTTTACCCTTCTCCCCAGGTCTCTACATCTGTCGTTGAGCCTTACAACAGTGTCCTCTCCACTCACTCGCTCTTGGAGCACACTGATGTCTCCATCCTCCTCGACAATGAAGCTATCTATGACATCTGCAGACGTTCCCTGAGCATTGAGAGGCCAACTTACACCAACCTCAACCGTCTTGTCTCTCAGGTATAACAAACAACTCTTTTAACActaattataataattgattacTGATGTGGTTTCGTTTCAGGTGATCTCATCCTTGACTGCTTCTTTGAGGTTCGATGGTGCTTTGAACGTGGATGTTACCGAGTTCCAAACCAATTTGGTCCCATACCCAAGAATCCACTTCATGCTTTCCTCATACGCTCCAGTCATCTCCGCTGAGAAAGCCTTCCACGAGCAGCTCTCAGTCGCTGAGATCACCAACAGCGCCTTCGAGCCAGCTTCCATGATGGCCAAGTGTGACCCACGTCACGGTAAATACATGGCTTGCTGTCTGATGTACCGTGGTGATGTGGTCCCCAAAGACGTGAACGCAGCTGTCGGAACCATCAAGACCAAGCGCACGATCCAGTTCGTTGACTGGTGCCCGACTGGGTTCAAGTGCGGTATCAACTACCAGCCACCGACTGTTGTTCCGGGAGGTGATCTTGCGAAAGTGCAGAGAGCTGTTTGTATGATCTCCAACTCGACGAGTGTTGCTGAGGTCTTCTCGAGGATTGATCACAAGTTTGATCTGATGTACGCCAAGCGTGCTTTTGTTCACTGGTATGTGGGTGAGGGTATGGAAGAGGGAGAGTTCTCTGAGGCTCGTGAGGATCTTGCTGCTTTGGAGAAGGATTATGAGGAGGTTGGGGCTGAAGGTGGTGACGATGAGGATGATGAGGGCGAGGAGTACTGAGAAAGATTGGTTCGTGTGGTTTTCTGTTATCCTCTGTGTTTGCGCTCGAAACACTCTCGTGACGAGTCTTTTGGTTTGCGTTTTCTCATATTGGTCTCTTGTTGTTTGAATCCTATTATGGTTATTACTACCCATCTCTATTTGTGTTTTTAATTCTCCTTCTGTTTCTTATTACTGTCTACAGTATCTAGTTTAGCTGCGATCTCGGTATAAATATCTTAGGCTCAAAAAACAACATAAAGAATCTAAAACTTGAAGTCTAATTTTATTCactatgaaaatatatttgatttaatagtTTGTCTAGTTGTTTGCCATGTTTTTTATGGTTATGATTTCATGAGAAAGTTTGGCACTTTTTCTACAATGAGGTGAACCCTTTTAAAAAGGTGCAATAATACAgaagtaaaattattattttttacaaccGTAAGGAACAGAGATATATATACTTAGTGCAACAATATATTTAACTACTACTTGGGTGGAGCGGAGAGAACACGTTGTGGTGCTAATTAAGACGAGAATTGATCCCAGAGATCCTCTCATCCTCCAGCAGAGTATATGGATCGATGTAAGGTGGTGGTGAAACCGGAGTTCTGCTTCCATCATGAATGAAATCTGCTCCAAAGTACTTTTGCaattttcaaacaaaacaacACAATCAGTCCATAAGTTGAGACAAGAACTTACAAAAAAACACCATAAAACTCATTGACACAATGGGGAAGACAGAAGCAGTTAGTTGTTTGGGAGAATTAAAGAGACTAATAATCTCCACAATGTCTGATCactagttcttcttcttcttcattgcaATCGTTAATTCAAGGAtaatgaagaaaagaaccttATCAACTTACAAGGTAAAGAGCAGAGAAGGCGCCAAGAGTTAAGACTATCAAGGGCCAAAAACCCAAGAAGAAAGTCCCTCCAATCGTCAGCAAGATCCTAGCACGTGGAATCAATCCCTGCACACAACAAATCAACGAAAAGGATCCCAACTAAACACAATCTCTGACAGTTATTATGAGAAGGAGCTAGTAAATGCCTATATCTCTGACCTCGAGCCCTTCGCTGTTTAAAGCCAAGGATCTCTCTCTCTGGTTTAACAAGCTTTGGTCGAAGGCTGGAGTAGTAGTTGCAGTCGTCCTAGAGCTGTTTCTAGTGTCTTTACCACCGGTTTTGATCTCGTCAACATCTACTTCATAGTCTTGAAGCAACGAAGTAGGAGTCATacctcttctcttcaactcttTCATAAATAAAGATTCTGGTGGTTCTTCACCTACAAAAACATCAACATCAGCAACAACAAAAAGACAATATCAAACTCCAGATTCAATGAACACAGTTATGATACTAAAGCACAGATTAAAGAGCTAATCAACCACAAAAACTCCAATCTTAGAATCAAAACCAACTCTACATAGTCacagagaagaaagagatgacCTTTTGACTGGTTATCTCCATTGTTAAGAGCAGATGAATGAACCCTAACACATCGACCAAGACGATGCAAACTTCGAGAATCTGCTAATCTGAAAACCCTTTTTCTAGATTCCAATTTTACTGGAGATTTGCGGCGGGAAATCGACACAGGAGAGGCACAAAGTCTAACAATCTCCAGAGACGAAGCCATctttcgtttttttcttttactactCGATTATCTCTTCAGTTCCCGGAAAGGATCATGTTCAAGAGAAGCTTACACAAATTCAGACGGGAGAGATTCGATTTTTTCTCGGACAAAATGGAAAAAATGTGTCGGAATATTCATAGCAAGTGGTGGGTGGTGAGAGAGAGGGGGTGAAAGTTATCACCTTTATCTATCGCTGCGTATTTTAGCACAAGCACTCTGCGCTTTGCTAAAATGCACCGAAACTCTCGGTGTGTGTCATGACTCATGTGTGGTGTGTGGCTGCTAAATTGCCGCAACGAGGTTGGTAACGTAACGCGAGACTTCACGTCTCGTTTATGTTTCGTCCTTTTTCTCCGAATTATTTGGTCACCAAAATTCCAAAAATCGaagagaaaaatcattcatatttatttagttGATGCCAATGTGTAATGTACCATCTATCACATGTTTGTTTCAATAATACATACTGTCACTTTCGGGTACGTTTATTAAAGATTCCACCAACAAACAACACAAGATTTCGAAATTTATCCTTGTACTCTCCTTTTAAGTCAAAATTGCTAAAGGATAAAAGCTTAAACAATAAGTTTTAGTTAATACTAGCTAATGTATACTAGTATATCACAGGTAAATAAACTTGTACTAGGTGGTTGTCCACGATTTCACGGGTATAATCGtataaaaattatacatatatttataattttttaattttaaataataattataactattaaaagtaactttttaaatttaaatagtttgaaaattaaaagtctTAATATTATATACTTAGGAGAGTTTTGAGATATAGTTATAATTCTATATATTCCTAAGTTTCCAAAAGTCTTTTTATGACATAATTAATAAAAAGCTAAAgattaatgaacaaaaaattatttcataacattttattttttttgtctaccACGTTGTTTTACATATATAGATGCAAAATTACgtagatgcaaaaaaaaatgatacaaaattacaaagttttcataattttgtCAAATCACAAATTACTTTTCTCacacattttatatttagtgTTTACCATAAAACTCAGAATTGGTTAAATTCTCTTCAATCAACATACTATCTTATCAAACATTGATTCGTTTGACTAAGATTATCATTAAAAGTAATTACATTTTAGATCttttaaatgtattattttcattttcataaatttacTGTAATACaaacttattttaattatatatcagaaaaatcatatctaatttttaataatgtgatgtaattattttgacatatatatatcaatgtGAGATTCAATGAATTTATTACATCGAAATAACaagtttctattttataaaatttgttagAACTTTGTTTCATACATTGTAAAAGAAATAATCTAATGTTCtgattttttcgattttatattatatgaaataaattaatttattattattattattttaaacgacttaccatataatttttttgttttaaaaaataaaagaaatttcatCATTTGTGAAAGAACTCAATTATACTATCAACATTTTtcattgaaaataattaaaaaaatttaaaactatatatttgacTATTTTTGCATTCATTGAAcacagttttaatatatatatatagtgagtgAGTATAAGAAATATTATTAGGTTTAGCTTAATTCATCTgcaatatatgattttattgtaCACTATAAATTTACTGTTATAAAAacctattttaattaaatatatatcagaaaaacatatctaatttttaataatgtgatgtaattattttgatatatatatatcaatgtgagattcaataaatttattacaTCGAAATAACAagttttcaattattttgacatatatatcaatgttttcaattataattattattgatataaatatgtttaaaatcgTTTATTTAATTGAcatctcaattaatatataggaggaactttatttatataaataatatatatgcttttataaagtttttaaaattgcGAAAATTGATTTCATAgaatatgttaatatttttgattctttcaaaaaacagtatcaataatttataaagcATTTATagactttaaaattttttaatagttactataaaattatatacgaACATAATtcattatgtaaaatataaaactattgtACTTATTTTATACAAACTATTTgttcattatattatatattttatcaatattaaaaaataattaatcaaacattattaatctttttataatttcaatagtTAGTTACCATAAGTTATTATCTGCAATATTCTATAGATgatttggtaagtgatatttATTGCTTATAAACTTATCATTAATTTTAGATCTAACTaaagtaaattaaaattaaaaatcatcgactaatcaaattataacaattttctgAAACTTCACCAGTGATCGACACATAAGCGGAAGTCAATTAAGTGACTTATCATTTAATATGTAGGAGGATATAGGAGGATgaggattttttatttttataaatgatatatatgcttttataaataatttcaaacttaataaaattgatatcataaaatatgatcaatatatatttttttcaaaaaacattattattaatttataaagcaTTTGTAGCTTTGAAAGATTTTAATagttatcataaaattatatacgaATATAATTCATTATGTAAAATAGAAAactattttacttattttatataaaatatttgttcattatattatatattttatgaatattaaaaactaattaatcaaacattattaatctttctataatttcaataGTTAGTTACCATAAGTTATTATCTGCAATATTCTATAGAttatttggtaagtgatatttATTGCTTATAAACTTATCATCAATTTTAGATCTAaccaatgttttgaaacccaacccggacccgcggttgaaccggtaaacccggtgacccagaaaaaattcggtttgggttttgtgaaaaacccaatatttagaaaccTGCAAAACCCTGCAAAAACCTAGTAAAACTCGGAAcccgataccggttgaaccaccggtagaaccaataaataaattttacttctttttttagtttttaattatgtttttagattaTTCTAAATTTCCAATTAAGAATTAGGTGCtcacaaaaaaaagttaggttttcccttttcagttttatatttgtgatatttagattttgatgaaaatcTCACTATGCTACATGAAAAAAATGAAGTGAACGATGatagagagaaccaaaattagttgatgtgatttgatgTTAGTTTATTTACgttattgacaatttattacaatgatattttaatttttgtttattttgcatatgaaatttaatttattattcatattagacatttaaatatttataaattttatgtcttgattGTTTTAGATGTCATAAATCTTACCTTATTCGAGAAAATTTTAAGTAGtctatactatactattttttgacattttgtatgtcaaatgaaaatgaaaatataaaaactaaatttaaatattttctaaatgtttttaaacataaaatatatacatatccaaactattattttatattttaaaattttttagaaaatattaaaatttagtttctatatttttatttaaataactgatatattattatataataaaattaatttatttattaacccGTAGTCGATCCAGTGACCCAATAACCCGATAAGTCATCCGGTTcagtgtccgggtcgggtttaaaaacattggatctaacttaaataaattaaaattaaaaatcttcgACCAATCATATTATAACAATTTTCTGAAACTTCACTAGTGATCCACACATAAGTGAAAGTCAATTAAGTGACTTATCATTTAATATGTAGGAGGATTCtctttaaaaataagaaaaaatattttaaaaacatacttaATTAAATGAtacatattttctaaactaaagaaacaacacaaacttttaaaatttaa
The window above is part of the Brassica napus cultivar Da-Ae chromosome C3, Da-Ae, whole genome shotgun sequence genome. Proteins encoded here:
- the LOC106385711 gene encoding tubulin alpha-2 chain translates to MRECISIHIGQAGIQVGNACWELYCLEHGIQPDGQMPSDKTVGGGDDAFNTFFSETGAGKHVPRAVFVDLEPTVIDEVRTGTYRQLFHPEQLISGKEDAANNFARGHYTIGKEIVDLCLDRIRKLADNCTGLQGFLVFNAVGGGTGSGLGSLLLERLSVDYGKKSKLGFTVYPSPQVSTSVVEPYNSVLSTHSLLEHTDVSILLDNEAIYDICRRSLSIERPTYTNLNRLVSQVISSLTASLRFDGALNVDVTEFQTNLVPYPRIHFMLSSYAPVISAEKAFHEQLSVAEITNSAFEPASMMAKCDPRHGKYMACCLMYRGDVVPKDVNAAVGTIKTKRTIQFVDWCPTGFKCGINYQPPTVVPGGDLAKVQRAVCMISNSTSVAEVFSRIDHKFDLMYAKRAFVHWYVGEGMEEGEFSEAREDLAALEKDYEEVGAEGGDDEDDEGEEY
- the BNAC03G68430D gene encoding uncharacterized protein BNAC03G68430D, which encodes MASSLEIVRLCASPVSISRRKSPVKLESRKRVFRLADSRSLHRLGRCVRVHSSALNNGDNQSKGEEPPESLFMKELKRRGMTPTSLLQDYEVDVDEIKTGGKDTRNSSRTTATTTPAFDQSLLNQRERSLALNSEGLEGLIPRARILLTIGGTFFLGFWPLIVLTLGAFSALYLYFGADFIHDGSRTPVSPPPYIDPYTLLEDERISGINSRLN